A part of Halobacillus shinanisalinarum genomic DNA contains:
- a CDS encoding flagellar protein FlgN, with amino-acid sequence MQQRRKWLISGRTRDKGGWAVNIDSIVDQMERLKQLHESLLTVSNNKTEALKSNDTEALQGILAQERKHVQAINSLEKKRLAVVAEWSVAAGFTHGDPTVSDILDVVEGAERERLQETYDSFIIVLADLKQQEVLNAELTKQSLQFIHVSLDLLQPSLSQMNYGKPAGTEGQKRPVFDSKA; translated from the coding sequence ATGCAACAGCGAAGAAAATGGTTAATTTCTGGTCGAACAAGGGATAAAGGAGGATGGGCCGTGAACATCGATAGCATCGTAGATCAAATGGAGCGTTTGAAGCAGCTTCATGAAAGTTTGTTAACCGTTTCGAATAACAAGACTGAGGCATTGAAATCGAATGACACGGAAGCGTTGCAAGGGATTCTTGCTCAGGAGCGAAAGCATGTTCAAGCGATTAACAGCTTAGAGAAGAAGCGGTTGGCGGTCGTTGCTGAGTGGTCTGTGGCGGCAGGTTTTACTCATGGGGATCCGACGGTTTCTGACATATTGGATGTTGTTGAAGGGGCGGAACGGGAGCGGCTTCAAGAAACGTATGATTCCTTTATTATCGTGCTTGCTGATTTGAAACAGCAGGAAGTGTTAAATGCGGAGCTGACGAAGCAGTCGTTACAGTTTATCCATGTATCATTAGATTTACTGCAGCCGTCGCTAAGTCAGATGAACTACGGCAAGCCTGCGGGAACTGAGGGGCAGAAGCGGCCGGTATTCGATTCGAAAGCTTAA
- the flgM gene encoding flagellar biosynthesis anti-sigma factor FlgM has translation MKINGPNHSNFNPYKKHVNQQADVQRQKQSKQDKVEISHQGKALHESEQKSSARQKYVDEIKAAVKDGKYQVDPNATAKKMVNFWSNKG, from the coding sequence ATGAAGATCAATGGTCCAAACCATTCTAATTTTAATCCTTATAAGAAGCATGTGAATCAGCAGGCTGATGTTCAAAGGCAAAAGCAGAGTAAGCAGGATAAGGTCGAAATTTCACACCAGGGAAAGGCATTGCATGAATCAGAGCAGAAGAGCTCGGCACGTCAGAAGTATGTGGATGAGATTAAGGCCGCTGTGAAGGATGGCAAGTATCAGGTGGATCCGAATGCAACAGCGAAGAAAATGGTTAATTTCTGGTCGAACAAGGGATAA
- a CDS encoding TIGR03826 family flagellar region protein translates to MAELANCPRCYGLYIKGSALVCQNCLKQEERDFQTVYAFMRKKQNRTANVREIVEETGVDERTIRGFVKSKRLHPAQFPQLTYDCSKCGAQIREGRLCESCTNELQDGVRKQGEIDQLSERNRKDDMGQVTYYTVKRDKV, encoded by the coding sequence ATGGCTGAGTTGGCGAATTGTCCGAGGTGTTATGGATTGTATATCAAGGGTTCGGCTTTGGTTTGTCAAAATTGTTTGAAGCAGGAGGAGCGCGATTTCCAAACAGTTTATGCGTTTATGCGGAAGAAGCAGAATCGGACGGCGAATGTCAGGGAGATTGTTGAGGAGACGGGTGTTGATGAGAGGACGATTCGCGGTTTCGTGAAGTCAAAGCGTCTGCATCCAGCTCAGTTTCCGCAATTAACGTATGATTGCTCGAAGTGTGGGGCGCAAATTCGTGAGGGTCGTCTGTGTGAGAGCTGTACCAATGAGCTTCAGGACGGGGTTCGAAAGCAGGGGGAAATTGATCAGCTGAGTGAACGAAATAGGAAGGACGATATGGGTCAGGTGACTTATTATACGGTGAAGCGGGATAAAGTCTAA
- a CDS encoding ComF family protein, translated as MRWEQSEQYAGCLEKNVSVYTYNEFAREVVARWKYRGDFILVEAFAEALQTTYHQHFQDVGADLVAIPLSGQRIQERGFNQSDAIIAQLGFEAVDFFTRKGSEKQSKRGRRERVSSENPFVLVGEPRKPVLLVDDIYTTGMTVRHLASLLKGHGCPAVYSLTLFR; from the coding sequence GTGCGCTGGGAACAGTCGGAGCAGTATGCGGGGTGCTTAGAGAAGAATGTTTCGGTGTATACGTACAATGAGTTTGCCAGGGAGGTTGTTGCGAGGTGGAAGTATAGGGGGGACTTTATACTGGTTGAGGCCTTTGCTGAAGCTTTACAGACGACGTATCATCAGCACTTCCAGGATGTGGGTGCGGATCTGGTGGCGATTCCGCTTAGTGGGCAGCGGATTCAGGAGCGGGGGTTTAATCAATCGGACGCAATTATTGCTCAGCTCGGGTTTGAGGCTGTCGACTTTTTTACGAGAAAGGGTAGTGAGAAGCAGTCGAAGCGGGGGCGAAGGGAGCGGGTGTCGTCGGAGAATCCGTTTGTGTTGGTGGGGGAACCGAGGAAGCCTGTGCTGTTGGTCGATGATATTTATACGACGGGGATGACGGTGCGGCATTTGGCGTCGTTGCTTAAGGGGCATGGTTGTCCGGCGGTTTATTCGTTGACACTTTTTCGTTAG
- a CDS encoding DEAD/DEAH box helicase, with translation MPQLVSTRKNSSPSPPGTLQIIPEQAPHKWITGKLLTRQEIPLLDEEFTALVTEGQVQKVLSIEKQRSGYVCRRCGNDKSYLFAAMPHLACQKECVYCRNCIMMGRVLECEPLYLGSPHYPWPAIEELCAWEGELTSSQKRAADEIVATISKGNSELLVYAVCGAGKTEMLFPGIAAALKHGQRVCIATPRTDVVRELAPRLKLAFPIVSIQALYGDSEEKLGDAQLLLSTTHQLYRFAYAFDVMIIDEIDAFPYHNDSSLQFASERAAKHDASLVYLTATPRAKEKKRIKRKQLPAVFIPKRFHGYPLPVPQLKLSPLLRKKLASQTLPQPIFQLIRSQQLGGRQLLLFTSTIEYAHLVTDILKPMYPEITSVHAEDPEREEKVRAFRDQAYRILVTTTILERGVTFPSVDVYVLDAGHVVFDEAALVQIAGRAGRSHEDPTGDVFFFHIGKTNAMLDAQEAIIKMNRLGQQS, from the coding sequence TTGCCTCAACTAGTTTCTACACGAAAAAATTCCTCTCCCTCACCGCCTGGCACGCTACAAATCATTCCAGAACAGGCTCCCCACAAATGGATCACAGGTAAACTTCTCACTCGTCAAGAAATTCCTTTATTAGATGAAGAATTTACAGCATTAGTTACAGAAGGTCAAGTTCAAAAAGTCTTATCGATTGAAAAGCAGCGTTCAGGTTATGTTTGCCGTCGGTGCGGCAATGATAAGAGCTATTTGTTTGCGGCTATGCCACATTTAGCTTGTCAAAAAGAGTGTGTGTACTGCCGAAACTGTATTATGATGGGACGTGTGCTTGAATGTGAGCCGCTCTATCTTGGCAGTCCTCACTATCCTTGGCCGGCTATCGAAGAACTCTGTGCTTGGGAAGGGGAGCTTACGTCTAGCCAAAAAAGGGCTGCAGATGAAATCGTTGCTACTATTTCCAAGGGGAATAGTGAGCTGCTCGTTTATGCCGTCTGTGGGGCGGGAAAAACAGAGATGCTTTTTCCTGGAATAGCGGCTGCACTGAAGCATGGACAAAGGGTTTGTATCGCTACACCCCGAACGGATGTTGTCCGGGAACTGGCCCCCAGACTGAAACTGGCTTTCCCAATCGTCTCCATTCAAGCTTTGTATGGAGATAGTGAGGAAAAGCTTGGTGATGCACAGCTTCTGCTGTCAACTACACACCAACTTTACCGGTTTGCTTATGCATTTGATGTAATGATTATAGATGAAATTGATGCCTTTCCTTATCACAACGATTCCTCCCTCCAATTTGCTTCGGAACGCGCAGCAAAGCATGATGCGTCCCTTGTCTATTTAACAGCAACTCCAAGGGCAAAGGAGAAAAAGCGTATCAAGCGTAAACAACTTCCTGCTGTCTTCATTCCCAAACGTTTCCATGGTTATCCGCTTCCTGTTCCCCAGTTAAAACTTAGTCCCCTCCTGCGAAAAAAGTTAGCTAGCCAAACGCTCCCTCAACCAATTTTTCAATTGATTCGTTCTCAACAGCTTGGGGGCAGGCAGCTTCTGTTATTTACTTCAACCATTGAGTATGCTCATTTAGTTACTGACATCTTAAAGCCGATGTATCCCGAGATTACTTCGGTTCATGCAGAGGACCCTGAGCGTGAAGAGAAGGTGCGTGCGTTTCGAGATCAAGCCTATCGGATATTAGTGACAACGACGATTTTAGAGCGAGGCGTGACGTTTCCCTCTGTAGACGTATATGTTCTTGATGCGGGCCATGTTGTGTTTGATGAAGCGGCTCTCGTGCAGATCGCTGGGCGGGCGGGGCGCAGTCATGAGGACCCGACCGGGGATGTGTTCTTTTTTCACATTGGTAAAACGAATGCGATGCTTGATGCGCAGGAAGCGATTATTAAAATGAATCGATTGGGGCAGCAATCATGA
- a CDS encoding DegV family protein: MKTAILTDSTAYIPRDIRQASQIHMVPLNVIFGYESYQEEVDITTEDFYDMVKENQELPKTSQPSLGLMTEKLEELARDYDAVVAIHLSSGISGTYEGMIAAGNMVEDINVHVFDSEISCLMQGFYALEAAELASNGGTPEQIINRLQEMRSSMHAYFMADDLSHLHRGGRLNGAQAFVGSLLQVKPVLHFVDTKIVPFEKIRTRKKALKRILTLFEEDINREGTFQASVIHANRPQEAQQIKQAIEEQFDHVEVTISYFGPVIGTHLGEGAMGIGWYKKS, from the coding sequence ATGAAAACCGCGATACTGACTGATAGTACGGCTTATATACCTAGGGATATCCGGCAGGCTAGTCAAATTCACATGGTGCCGTTAAATGTGATCTTTGGTTATGAGTCCTATCAGGAAGAAGTTGATATTACTACTGAAGATTTCTATGATATGGTCAAAGAAAATCAGGAACTACCAAAGACCTCCCAGCCATCTCTCGGGCTGATGACGGAAAAGTTAGAGGAGCTGGCTCGTGATTATGATGCTGTCGTAGCGATTCACTTATCTAGCGGAATTAGTGGAACGTATGAAGGGATGATAGCTGCTGGGAACATGGTTGAGGATATTAATGTCCATGTGTTTGACTCGGAAATCAGCTGCTTGATGCAAGGTTTTTATGCGCTTGAAGCGGCTGAGCTGGCAAGCAATGGCGGTACACCTGAACAGATTATCAATCGTCTTCAGGAAATGAGGTCGTCCATGCATGCTTACTTTATGGCCGATGATTTAAGCCACTTGCACCGAGGTGGGAGGCTGAATGGTGCTCAAGCTTTTGTCGGCAGTCTACTGCAGGTGAAGCCCGTTCTTCATTTTGTTGATACAAAAATTGTTCCGTTTGAAAAAATTCGCACACGCAAAAAGGCGCTCAAACGTATCCTCACGCTCTTTGAAGAAGATATTAATCGTGAAGGCACATTTCAGGCAAGTGTCATTCACGCTAATCGTCCTCAGGAAGCCCAACAAATTAAACAAGCCATCGAAGAGCAGTTTGATCACGTGGAAGTGACTATCAGTTATTTCGGCCCCGTCATCGGCACTCATCTCGGTGAGGGTGCGATGGGTATTGGTTGGTATAAGAAATCTTAA
- a CDS encoding response regulator, translated as MATRIVLIDDHKLFREGVKRILDFESSFEVVAEGDDGNVALELIERHNPDIVLMDINMPSMNGVEATAELTSRYSDLKIIILSIHDDENYVTHALKTGAQGYLLKEMDSEALIDAIKVVSEGGSYLHPKVTHNLVAEYRRLSETKEGNAYRAVEYRKPLHLLTRRECEVLQLLADGNSNRGVAESLYISEKTVKNHVSNILQKMNVNDRTQAVVTAIKNGWVEVV; from the coding sequence ATGGCGACTAGAATAGTCTTGATTGATGATCATAAATTGTTTCGTGAAGGTGTAAAACGTATCCTCGATTTTGAGTCAAGCTTTGAGGTAGTGGCTGAAGGTGATGACGGTAATGTGGCCCTTGAGCTAATTGAGAGGCATAACCCAGATATCGTTCTTATGGATATTAACATGCCGAGCATGAATGGTGTGGAAGCAACAGCTGAACTCACAAGTCGATATTCTGACTTAAAGATCATTATTTTGTCTATTCATGACGACGAGAATTACGTAACACATGCATTAAAAACAGGCGCCCAGGGCTATTTGCTTAAAGAAATGGATTCGGAAGCTCTGATTGATGCGATTAAAGTCGTTAGCGAAGGCGGTTCCTATTTACACCCTAAAGTTACACATAATTTAGTTGCTGAATACCGCCGACTCTCTGAAACGAAGGAAGGCAATGCTTACCGTGCCGTTGAGTACAGAAAGCCACTTCATCTTTTAACACGTCGAGAATGTGAAGTGCTGCAACTTCTAGCTGATGGGAATAGTAACCGTGGTGTTGCGGAATCGTTATATATTAGTGAAAAAACGGTTAAAAACCACGTTAGTAATATTTTGCAGAAAATGAATGTAAACGACCGTACCCAAGCTGTGGTAACTGCGATTAAGAATGGCTGGGTGGAAGTTGTTTAA
- a CDS encoding sensor histidine kinase: MNEMESGDKALDFIIREMVDTVTNSKDEIFQIGEDSRGEFEKLNKELLEIKKQVTGLIDEGDELEQRVRLSRIRLSEVSKQFQQYSEEEIRKIYEQTHSLQMDLSMTREKEKQLRERRHEIERRLRNLDDTIQRAEALAGKISIVLNYLTEDFKHVSDALASAKEKQEFGLQIIEAQEEERRRLSREIHDGPAQMLANVMLRSDLVERTFNERGINEALSEMKNVRKLVRSALYEVRRIIYDLRPMTLDDLGLVPTLKKYLATTEEYNNIKISFTLIGEERRLEGKYEVALFRLIQEAVQNAVKHAEPSVIQVAFEMKPQNTNILIKDDGKGFDPTIKKEKSFGLMGMRERVDMVNGDLNIDSSPGEGTIVTIRIPITS; the protein is encoded by the coding sequence ATGAACGAGATGGAATCTGGGGATAAAGCACTTGACTTTATTATCAGGGAAATGGTCGACACTGTAACGAATAGTAAGGATGAAATTTTCCAGATTGGTGAAGACTCCCGAGGCGAGTTCGAGAAGCTTAATAAAGAGTTACTCGAAATTAAGAAACAGGTCACGGGCTTGATTGATGAAGGAGACGAACTTGAACAAAGAGTTCGTTTATCCAGAATACGCCTCTCGGAGGTTAGCAAGCAATTTCAACAGTATTCAGAAGAAGAGATCCGAAAAATTTACGAACAAACCCATTCCTTGCAAATGGATTTATCCATGACAAGGGAGAAAGAGAAGCAGCTTAGAGAACGACGTCATGAAATAGAACGTCGCCTCCGTAACTTGGATGATACGATTCAGCGTGCAGAAGCTTTAGCGGGTAAAATTTCTATCGTGTTAAATTATTTAACCGAAGATTTCAAACATGTTTCTGATGCTCTAGCATCCGCTAAAGAGAAGCAGGAGTTTGGTTTGCAAATTATTGAAGCACAAGAAGAAGAACGCCGGAGGCTCTCACGGGAAATCCATGATGGTCCTGCGCAGATGCTGGCCAATGTTATGCTTCGCTCTGATCTTGTTGAGCGGACGTTCAATGAGCGGGGGATTAACGAAGCTCTTTCTGAGATGAAGAATGTTCGTAAACTTGTACGTTCGGCCCTTTACGAGGTGCGCCGTATCATTTATGACCTTCGTCCAATGACTTTGGATGACCTGGGTCTAGTTCCAACACTTAAGAAATACTTGGCAACAACCGAAGAGTATAATAACATCAAGATTTCCTTTACATTGATTGGGGAAGAGCGCAGGCTTGAAGGGAAGTATGAGGTGGCATTATTTCGTCTGATCCAGGAGGCGGTCCAAAACGCAGTCAAGCATGCAGAACCTTCTGTGATTCAAGTAGCCTTTGAGATGAAACCTCAGAACACGAACATTTTGATTAAAGATGATGGGAAGGGCTTTGACCCGACTATAAAAAAAGAAAAATCCTTTGGCCTCATGGGTATGCGTGAACGTGTAGACATGGTAAATGGAGATCTAAACATAGATTCTTCACCAGGTGAAGGGACCATCGTCACGATTCGAATTCCTATTACTAGTTAA
- a CDS encoding YigZ family protein, whose protein sequence is MLESYYTVNPEGSEEITIQKSRFIGHVKRCESEEEARNFIQSIKKKYNDANHNCSAYMIGEHDLIQKANDDGEPSGTAGVPMLEVLKKMELKDTAVVVTRYFGGIKLGAGGLIRAYSSAVSEAIKTTGLVKRHLTYTIKVTVDYSMLGKLENEIRNSSYYMDTIHYLEKVEIDVKVETNRTDAFETWITDLTSGQADIIQGECSYMETSL, encoded by the coding sequence ATGTTAGAAAGCTATTATACAGTAAACCCCGAAGGATCAGAAGAAATCACCATCCAAAAGTCACGTTTCATTGGACATGTGAAGCGTTGTGAATCGGAAGAAGAAGCTCGAAATTTCATTCAATCTATCAAAAAGAAATATAACGATGCCAATCATAACTGTTCCGCTTATATGATAGGAGAGCATGACTTGATACAGAAAGCTAACGATGATGGCGAACCTAGTGGAACAGCCGGAGTACCGATGCTTGAAGTCCTTAAAAAGATGGAGCTAAAGGATACAGCTGTTGTCGTCACACGATATTTTGGAGGAATTAAACTCGGAGCAGGTGGTTTAATTCGTGCCTACTCAAGTGCAGTTTCAGAAGCTATCAAAACAACTGGTCTTGTTAAACGACATTTAACATACACAATCAAAGTTACCGTTGACTACTCAATGCTCGGAAAGCTTGAAAATGAAATACGAAATTCTTCTTACTATATGGATACGATTCATTATTTGGAGAAGGTCGAAATAGACGTAAAAGTAGAAACAAATAGAACGGATGCCTTTGAAACTTGGATAACTGATTTAACGAGTGGCCAAGCTGATATTATACAAGGCGAATGCAGTTATATGGAAACGTCCCTATAG
- a CDS encoding LCP family protein, whose product MRSKKLKIILWSLAAVLLVFVGAAVGYAAFLTDKARQAANESHQSLERGVKSDMRNTKVQPEFDNTSILFIGVDDSDTRSNGNPQGHTSRSDALVLATFNNEKKSVKLLSIPRDSYVYIPEVGYQDKITHAHAFGGTDATVKTVENFLDVPVDYYVRLNFNSFIEVINSLGGVKFDVPFELTEQNSEDEGKAIHLEEGYQTVSGEEALALVRSRQYDSDLARGQRQMEMIEAIIEKASQVGSITNYGDVINSIGNNLKTNLTFSEMTAYKDYILQQDGLNFEEMQLDGEGDILTVVGTTKFIK is encoded by the coding sequence ATGAGAAGTAAAAAACTAAAAATAATTTTATGGTCGCTGGCGGCAGTCCTTCTTGTATTTGTGGGCGCAGCGGTTGGATATGCAGCTTTTCTAACCGATAAAGCCCGTCAAGCCGCCAATGAATCCCACCAGTCACTCGAACGAGGCGTAAAGTCAGACATGCGGAACACTAAAGTTCAGCCAGAGTTTGATAACACTTCGATATTATTTATAGGGGTCGATGACAGCGATACACGCTCCAATGGCAATCCTCAAGGCCATACAAGCAGGTCGGATGCCTTAGTGTTAGCTACATTTAATAATGAGAAAAAATCTGTTAAATTACTAAGTATTCCTCGTGACTCTTACGTGTACATTCCAGAAGTCGGATATCAGGATAAAATCACACATGCTCACGCTTTCGGCGGAACCGATGCCACAGTAAAAACAGTTGAGAACTTTTTAGATGTTCCTGTGGATTATTATGTACGACTCAATTTTAATTCATTTATTGAAGTGATTAATTCACTCGGCGGTGTAAAGTTTGATGTTCCTTTTGAACTAACAGAGCAAAATAGTGAAGATGAAGGAAAAGCCATCCACCTTGAGGAAGGCTACCAGACTGTATCAGGAGAAGAAGCCTTAGCTCTTGTTCGCTCTCGACAATATGACAGTGATTTAGCACGCGGGCAACGTCAAATGGAAATGATTGAGGCTATTATTGAAAAAGCATCACAAGTAGGTTCCATAACCAATTATGGTGATGTCATTAATTCCATCGGCAACAACTTAAAGACGAACCTAACCTTTTCTGAAATGACTGCCTATAAAGATTATATCCTCCAGCAAGACGGGCTGAATTTTGAGGAAATGCAACTCGACGGTGAGGGGGATATATTAACGGTGGTTGGTACTACCAAGTTCATCAAATGA
- a CDS encoding APC family permease, with protein sequence MAKRERQKLQRSLKPHWVWAIAFGSAIGWGAFVLPPDWIGQAGPLGVVIGILLGAILMMIIGVSYGFLIEKFPVTGGEFSYAYIGFGRSFAFLAGWFLTLGYICIVALNASALALLAKFLFPDFVRTGNLYTVAGYDVSIIQVLIASAALIVFALLNIRGTSFSGRTQFVFSMILIFGILLLAGGAIFSEGPSLSNLSPAFLPNQTAIASILTILAIAPFAYVGFDNIPQAAEEFKFEANKAFGLIIWSLLAAGIAYAIMIIVTASTMPWQDLLAQIESQNSVWGTGDAIESYMGRTGVFVIAIAVIMGIFTGLNGFIISSSRLTFAMGRARILPNAFRKLHKKYQTPYVGILFTLAVCLIAPWFGRQALLWVVDMSSTGVAIAYFFCTATAYKIFKWSDKQPDKHSASTVAPGKKLLSLIGMISSIGFLILLLLPQSPASLGKESYIALGIWVVFGIVFYLVNAPRYNKIDEKEMNYLILGKEEL encoded by the coding sequence ATGGCTAAACGGGAAAGACAAAAATTACAACGTTCATTAAAACCACACTGGGTCTGGGCAATTGCTTTTGGTTCCGCAATCGGCTGGGGAGCTTTTGTGCTGCCCCCGGATTGGATTGGTCAAGCTGGGCCCCTAGGTGTTGTGATCGGGATATTACTCGGTGCTATTCTTATGATGATCATTGGAGTAAGTTATGGTTTTCTAATTGAAAAGTTTCCGGTAACAGGCGGAGAATTTTCATATGCTTATATAGGGTTTGGCAGAAGCTTTGCCTTTTTAGCAGGTTGGTTTTTGACACTTGGGTACATCTGTATCGTTGCGTTAAATGCTTCAGCCCTTGCTCTGTTAGCTAAATTTCTATTTCCTGATTTTGTTCGAACCGGAAACCTCTATACTGTTGCAGGTTATGATGTTTCCATTATTCAGGTTTTAATTGCAAGTGCAGCATTAATTGTTTTTGCATTACTAAATATTCGCGGAACCAGCTTCTCAGGACGAACACAATTTGTTTTTAGTATGATTCTTATTTTCGGAATCTTATTGCTTGCTGGTGGCGCCATTTTTTCTGAAGGGCCGAGTTTATCAAACTTATCCCCGGCTTTTCTCCCTAATCAAACGGCAATCGCCTCCATATTAACGATACTCGCGATCGCACCGTTTGCTTATGTAGGATTCGATAACATTCCCCAAGCGGCAGAAGAATTTAAATTCGAAGCAAATAAAGCGTTTGGACTTATTATTTGGTCACTACTCGCAGCAGGGATAGCTTATGCAATCATGATCATCGTTACGGCAAGTACGATGCCATGGCAAGATCTTCTCGCACAAATAGAATCTCAGAATTCTGTATGGGGCACCGGTGATGCCATTGAGAGCTATATGGGCAGAACAGGCGTATTTGTCATCGCTATCGCTGTCATTATGGGGATTTTCACCGGCCTTAACGGGTTCATTATTTCATCTAGCCGTTTAACCTTTGCAATGGGACGTGCACGAATTTTACCAAATGCTTTCCGTAAACTTCATAAAAAATACCAAACTCCATATGTGGGGATTTTGTTTACTTTAGCTGTTTGTCTGATTGCCCCATGGTTTGGCAGGCAAGCACTGCTCTGGGTCGTTGATATGTCTTCAACTGGCGTTGCTATAGCTTACTTTTTCTGCACAGCTACTGCATACAAGATCTTTAAGTGGTCAGACAAACAACCTGACAAACATTCCGCAAGTACTGTTGCACCAGGTAAAAAATTACTATCCTTAATCGGAATGATCAGTTCCATAGGATTTCTCATCCTATTATTACTTCCACAGTCGCCCGCTTCACTCGGTAAAGAATCTTACATTGCCTTAGGAATATGGGTAGTATTTGGAATTGTTTTCTATCTTGTTAATGCCCCACGATATAACAAAATTGATGAAAAAGAAATGAACTACCTCATTCTTGGGAAAGAAGAATTGTAG
- a CDS encoding TcaA second domain-containing protein, whose amino-acid sequence MGECRKCGREISPSREECEECSSEQRAKQPAEFAENHEWLNASNYYSEHVEEQRSYRKRNWRKVFITFISIALFIGFATTLWLYLSKVTSAQHVVQEFEEAINEENANKLVDLITFDHVKQTFNEGQAKLMIDYYHNNSDQFVSTLSYLRSASGKKEEGTDSEYALHLQDQGSQWLVFDQYALALDPVSVEVSSNVKNVSLFLDGDEVGTLVGDSIYELAGLTPGGHIVKGIADVDGNQHEEIISINTYETSDPIQLTFENVNPDVTAESLSKSLEKDLKKAIAEHVEQYIAAYESKDIAEFKRMKSEEYLESAQNHIEDLEAMGENFAGEVTEIVYDTGSMKLTSGEEERPFTSSLYVSFTFNSGYYHDDEEPSDMVKEEETFIWNYNLTYDGAEAMWFITSGKPVSSMETEETEVVEF is encoded by the coding sequence GTGGGAGAGTGTCGGAAATGTGGAAGAGAAATCTCTCCTTCTCGGGAGGAATGCGAAGAATGTAGTTCAGAACAAAGAGCGAAACAGCCAGCTGAATTCGCAGAAAATCATGAGTGGTTAAATGCCAGCAATTATTATAGTGAACATGTGGAAGAACAACGATCCTATCGCAAGAGGAATTGGAGAAAGGTTTTTATTACTTTCATATCTATCGCTTTATTTATCGGGTTTGCGACAACGTTGTGGTTGTACCTTAGTAAAGTAACATCGGCTCAGCATGTGGTTCAAGAATTTGAGGAAGCTATAAATGAAGAAAATGCGAATAAGCTTGTTGATTTAATTACATTTGATCACGTGAAGCAGACATTTAATGAAGGCCAAGCAAAACTTATGATTGATTATTATCATAATAACTCTGATCAGTTTGTATCAACGCTCAGTTATTTACGTTCAGCCTCAGGCAAAAAAGAAGAGGGAACTGATTCAGAATATGCACTGCACTTACAGGATCAAGGATCACAGTGGCTTGTTTTTGATCAGTATGCTCTAGCATTAGATCCAGTTAGTGTAGAAGTGTCTTCAAATGTAAAAAATGTCAGCTTATTTCTTGATGGGGATGAGGTTGGAACACTTGTGGGAGATTCAATATATGAGTTAGCGGGCTTAACACCTGGGGGACATATTGTGAAAGGAATCGCTGACGTTGATGGTAACCAGCATGAGGAAATCATATCGATTAATACATACGAAACGTCTGATCCTATCCAATTGACTTTTGAAAACGTAAATCCTGACGTAACAGCAGAAAGTCTTTCTAAATCACTTGAGAAAGACTTAAAGAAAGCGATCGCTGAGCATGTGGAACAGTACATTGCTGCATATGAATCGAAGGACATAGCTGAGTTTAAAAGGATGAAAAGTGAAGAGTACTTGGAGAGTGCTCAGAATCACATAGAAGATCTTGAAGCAATGGGAGAAAATTTTGCGGGTGAAGTAACTGAAATCGTCTACGATACGGGCAGTATGAAACTAACAAGCGGGGAAGAGGAACGCCCGTTCACTTCAAGTTTGTATGTTTCGTTCACGTTTAATTCTGGCTATTATCATGATGACGAAGAGCCTTCAGATATGGTGAAAGAGGAAGAGACATTTATTTGGAATTATAATCTAACCTATGATGGGGCCGAAGCTATGTGGTTTATTACATCGGGGAAGCCTGTATCATCTATGGAAACTGAAGAAACAGAAGTTGTTGAATTTTAA
- a CDS encoding anti-repressor SinI family protein produces the protein MRSFDTDWIALVKLARDIGFSKEEIKQFIMEYRQ, from the coding sequence ATGAGAAGTTTCGATACTGACTGGATAGCTTTAGTGAAGCTAGCGAGAGACATTGGTTTTAGTAAAGAAGAAATCAAACAATTTATTATGGAATACAGACAGTAA
- a CDS encoding YkvS family protein — protein sequence MFKTDTKIANPGNIVEFERDETLFKGKVLPSQCQRSVIVDLTIMENFEEIDFEYERTVVAHENYRILSKK from the coding sequence GTGTTTAAAACAGATACGAAGATAGCCAATCCTGGGAACATTGTAGAATTTGAAAGAGATGAGACACTCTTCAAAGGGAAAGTCCTTCCAAGTCAATGCCAACGATCTGTTATTGTAGATTTAACGATTATGGAAAACTTTGAAGAAATTGATTTTGAATATGAACGTACTGTTGTCGCTCATGAGAATTATCGAATATTATCTAAAAAATAA